The bacterium genome contains the following window.
AATTGAGCAAAAAATACCCGATTTGCCTTGTTAATTCAATAAATCCATATAGGATAGAAGGCCAGAAGACAGCCGCATTTGAGATATGTGATACATTAAAGAAAGCTCCAGATTACAACATTATCCCGGTTGGAAATGCAGGAAATATTACAGCCTATTGGAAGGGAGTCTGTCAAAAAAACCCCTTTAAAGTGTGGATTGAAATATTTTTATTTTTCTGAAAAAATGTAAAATGATAAGAAAAATATCCAAGTTTGATTGCAAGAATAATGCTAAAGAAATAAAAACAGAACATATATTCTATATAGGTAATGTTTCAAGTGTATTAAAAAAATTACAAGGAAATTTAATTCAATTGATTATAACCTCGCCTCCTTATTGGAATGCTAGGGACTATAAACATCCTAGCCAATTGGGATATAAGGATACTTATCCAGTGTATCTTAAAAAGATGAAAGATATATTTAGAGAATGTGTGCGAATTCTACTTCCAGATGGTAAAATTGCAATAAATATTGGGAATATATATAATTTTGACGCCACAGATAAAAGACATTATACTATTAATATAATTCACGATATATGGGAATTGCTTTTAAGCATTGGGGACTTACGATTTATGGGAACTATCTACTGGAAAAAAACAACTTCAAGAAATGGAGCAGTTTTATTTGGTAGTTACCCATATCCTTCAAATTTTATGATTTCAACGGCTTTAGAGGCAATTCATATTTTTAGAAAGATTGGTAAAAGAGATGTTCCAAAAGAAATAAAAGAAATTTCCAAGATTACAAAAGAAGAATTTAGAATATTCAGAGAGCCAATATGGTTCTTGAATGGAACAAGCACAAAAGACCATCCAGCAGTTTTCTCTAATGAAATACCTAAAAGGCTAATTAAGATGTATTCTTTTTATGGAGATACAGTTTTAGATCCTTTCTGCGGTATTGGCACTACTAATTTGGAAGCATTAAAATTAGATAGAAATTCTGTTGGTATTGATATAAAACCAATCTATATCAAATTGGCAATAAAGAAATTAAAAAATTTGAATAATAACGCAAATATTGCTGTTGTAAATAAAACTCAAAAGGAGAAATGATGGTGGATTTAACATTACCAGATTTGGTTGGGCAACAAATTGGAAAATATAAAATTGTAGAGAAAAAAGGAGAAGGTAT
Protein-coding sequences here:
- a CDS encoding site-specific DNA-methyltransferase, giving the protein MIRKISKFDCKNNAKEIKTEHIFYIGNVSSVLKKLQGNLIQLIITSPPYWNARDYKHPSQLGYKDTYPVYLKKMKDIFRECVRILLPDGKIAINIGNIYNFDATDKRHYTINIIHDIWELLLSIGDLRFMGTIYWKKTTSRNGAVLFGSYPYPSNFMISTALEAIHIFRKIGKRDVPKEIKEISKITKEEFRIFREPIWFLNGTSTKDHPAVFSNEIPKRLIKMYSFYGDTVLDPFCGIGTTNLEALKLDRNSVGIDIKPIYIKLAIKKLKNLNNNANIAVVNKTQKEK